A part of Liolophura sinensis isolate JHLJ2023 chromosome 1, CUHK_Ljap_v2, whole genome shotgun sequence genomic DNA contains:
- the LOC135481952 gene encoding uncharacterized protein LOC135481952 — protein sequence MGKVLSRVNQVFKDLRQTPSRILMVGLDSAGKTTILYKIKLDENDIETVPTVGFNVETVTVCDNVTFTVWDVGGQEKLRRLWTMYFKGSDGIIFVVDSSDKDRLPAAREELKHMCKSQELKGVPLMVIANKQDVKGALSSSKIADWLGLGKIKDRYWCVQKASATRGEGLLEAMTTMATLVKNYKKGSKKWKNSSYI from the exons ATGGGCAAGGTTCTCTCTCGAGTTAACCAAGTGTTTAAAGATCTCCGTCAGACTCCCTCAAGAATCCTCATGGTTGGACTTGACTCTGCAG GAAAGACGACCATATTGTACAAGATCAAGTTAGACGAGAATGATATCGAGACTGTACCTACTGTTGGCTTCAACGTCGAGACGGTCACCGTTTGCGATAACGTCACCTTCACCGTGTGGGACGTCGGTGGCCAGGAGAAACTGCGTAGATTGTGGACCATGTACTTTAAAGGCTCTGACG GCATCATATTCGTTGTCGACAGTTCCGATAAAGACAGATTACCCGCTGCGCGCGAGGAGTTAAAGCACATGTGCAAATCCCAAGAATTAAAGGGTGTGCCTTTGATGGTCATAGCTAATAAACAGGATGTCAAAGGTGCATTATCTTCATCCAAGATCGCCGATTGGCTGGGCCTGGGCAAAATCAAGGACAGGTATTGGTGCGTCCAAAAGGCCAGTGCAACACGTGGAGAAGGTTTACTTGAAGCTATGACAACTATGGCTACACTGGTGAAAAACTACAAGAAAGGGAgcaaaaagtggaagaactcaagctatatttaa
- the LOC135481978 gene encoding uncharacterized protein LOC135481978: MGKVLSRVNQVFKDLRQTPSRILMVGLDSAGKTTILYKIKLDENDIETVPTVGFNVETVTVCDNVTFTVWDVGGQEKLRRLWTMYFKGSDGIIFVVDSSDKDRLPASREELKHMCKSQELKGVPLMVIANKQDVKGALSSSKIADWLGLGKIKDRYWCVQKASATRGEGLLEAMTTMATLVKNYKKGSKKWKNSSYI, encoded by the exons ATGGGCAAGGTTCTCTCTCGAGTTAACCAAGTGTTTAAAGATCTCCGTCAGACTCCCTCAAGAATCCTCATGGTTGGACTTGACTCTGCAG GAAAGACGACCATATTGTACAAGATCAAGTTAGACGAGAATGATATCGAGACTGTACCTACTGTTGGCTTCAACGTCGAGACGGTCACCGTTTGCGATAACGTCACCTTCACCGTGTGGGACGTCGGTGGCCAGGAGAAACTGCGTAGATTGTGGACCATGTACTTTAAAGGCTCTGACG GCATCATATTCGTTGTCGACAGTTCCGATAAAGACAGATTACCCGCTTCGCGCGAGGAGTTAAAGCACATGTGCAAATCCCAAGAATTAAAGGGTGTGCCTTTGATGGTCATAGCTAATAAACAGGATGTCAAAGGTGCATTATCTTCATCCAAGATCGCCGATTGGCTGGGCCTGGGCAAAATCAAGGACAGGTATTGGTGCGTCCAAAAGGCCAGTGCAACACGTGGAGAAGGTTTACTTGAAGCTATGACAACTATGGCTACACTGGTGAAAAACTACAAGAAAGGGAgcaaaaagtggaagaactcaagctatatttaa
- the LOC135481986 gene encoding uncharacterized protein LOC135481986, whose protein sequence is MGKVLSRVNQVFKDLRQTPSRILMVGLDSAGKTTILYKIKLDENDIETVPTVGFNVETVTVCDNVTFTVWDVGGQEKLRRLWTMYFKGSDGIIFVVDSSDKDRLPAAREELKHMCKSQELKGVPLMVIANKQDVKGALSSSKIADWLGLGKIKDRYWCVQKASATRGEGLLEAMTTMATLVKNYKKGSKKWKNSSYI, encoded by the exons ATGGGCAAGGTTCTCTCTCGAGTTAACCAAGTGTTTAAAGATCTCCGTCAGACTCCCTCAAGAATCCTCATGGTTGGACTTGACTCTGCAG GAAAGACGACCATATTGTACAAGATCAAGTTAGACGAGAATGATATCGAAACTGTACCTACTGTTGGCTTCAACGTCGAGACGGTCACCGTTTGCGATAACGTCACCTTCACCGTGTGGGACGTCGGTGGCCAGGAGAAACTGCGTAGATTGTGGACCATGTACTTTAAAGGCTCTGACG GCATCATATTCGTTGTCGACAGTTCCGATAAAGACAGATTACCCGCTGCGCGCGAGGAGTTAAAGCACATGTGCAAATCCCAAGAATTAAAGGGTGTGCCTTTGATGGTCATAGCTAATAAACAGGATGTCAAAGGTGCATTATCTTCATCCAAGATCGCCGATTGGCTGGGCCTGGGCAAAATCAAGGACAGGTATTGGTGCGTCCAAAAGGCCAGTGCAACACGTGGAGAAGGTTTACTTGAAGCTATGACAACTATGGCTACACTGGTGAAAAACTACAAGAAAGGGAgcaaaaagtggaagaactcaagctatatttaa
- the LOC135482023 gene encoding LOW QUALITY PROTEIN: uncharacterized protein LOC135482023 (The sequence of the model RefSeq protein was modified relative to this genomic sequence to represent the inferred CDS: inserted 1 base in 1 codon) translates to MGKVLSRVNQVFKDLRQTPSRILMVGLDSAGKTTILYKIKLDENDIETVPTVGFNVETVTVCDNVTFTVWDVGGQEKLRRLWTMYFKGSDGIIFVVDSSDKDRLPAAREELKHMCKSQELKGVPLMVIANKQDVKGALXSSKIADWLGWAKSRTGIGASKRPVQHVEKVYLKL, encoded by the exons ATGGGCAAGGTTCTCTCTCGAGTTAACCAAGTGTTTAAAGATCTCCGTCAGACTCCCTCAAGAATCCTCATGGTTGGACTTGACTCTGCAG GAAAGACGACCATATTGTACAAGATCAAGTTAGACGAGAATGATATCGAGACTGTACCTACTGTTGGCTTCAACGTCGAGACGGTCACCGTTTGCGATAACGTCACCTTCACCGTGTGGGACGTCGGTGGCCAGGAGAAACTGCGTAGATTGTGGACCATGTACTTTAAAGGCTCTGACG GCATCATATTCGTTGTCGACAGTTCCGATAAAGACAGATTACCCGCTGCGCGCGAGGAGTTAAAGCACATGTGCAAATCCCAAGAATTAAAGGGTGTGCCTTTGATGGTCATAGCTAATAAACAGGATGTCAAAGGTGCAT TCTCATCCAAGATCGCCGATTGGCTGGGCTGGGCAAAATCAAGGACAGGTATTGGTGCGTCCAAAAGGCCAGTGCAACACGTGGAGAAGGTTTACTTGAAGCTATGA
- the LOC135482039 gene encoding ADP-ribosylation factor 1-like: MGKVLSRVNQVFKDLRQTPSRILMVGLDSAGKTTILYKIKLDENDIETVPTVGFNVETVTVCDNVTFTVWDVGGQEKLRRLWTMYFKGSDGIIFVVDSSDKDRLPASREELKHMCKSQELKGVPLMVIANKQDVKGALSSSKIADWLGLGKIKDRYWCVQKASATRGEGLLEAMTTMTTLVKNYKKGSKKWKNSSYI, encoded by the exons ATGGGCAAGGTTCTCTCTCGAGTTAACCAAGTGTTTAAAGATCTCCGTCAGACTCCCTCAAGAATCCTCATGGTTGGACTTGACTCTGCAG GAAAGACGACCATATTGTACAAGATCAAGTTAGACGAGAATGATATCGAGACTGTACCTACTGTTGGCTTCAACGTCGAGACGGTCACCGTTTGCGATAACGTCACCTTCACCGTGTGGGACGTCGGTGGCCAGGAGAAACTGCGTAGATTGTGGACCATGTACTTTAAAGGCTCTGACG GCATCATATTCGTTGTCGACAGTTCCGATAAAGACAGATTACCCGCTTCGCGCGAGGAGTTAAAGCACATGTGCAAATCCCAAGAATTAAAGGGTGTGCCTTTGATGGTCATAGCTAATAAACAGGATGTCAAAGGTGCATTATCTTCATCCAAGATCGCCGATTGGCTGGGCCTGGGCAAAATCAAGGACAGGTATTGGTGCGTCCAAAAGGCCAGTGCAACACGTGGAGAAGGTTTACTTGAAGCTATGACAACTATGACTACACTGGTGAAAAACTACAAGAAAGGGAgcaaaaagtggaagaactcaagctatatttaa
- the LOC135482057 gene encoding ADP-ribosylation factor 1-like, translating to MGKVLSRVNQVFKDLRQTPSRILMVGLDSAGKTTILYKIKLDENDIETVPTVGFNVETVTVCDNVTFTVWDVGGQEKLRRLWTMYFKGSDGIIFVVDSSDKDRLPAAREELKHMCKSQELKGVPLMVIANKQDVKGALSSSKIADWLGLGKIKDRYWCVQKASATRGEGLLEAMTTMTTLVKNYKKGSKKWKNSSYI from the exons ATGGGCAAGGTTCTCTCTCGAGTTAACCAAGTGTTTAAAGATCTCCGTCAGACTCCCTCAAGAATCCTCATGGTTGGACTTGACTCTGCAG GAAAGACGACCATATTGTACAAGATCAAGTTAGACGAGAATGATATCGAGACTGTACCTACTGTTGGCTTCAACGTCGAGACGGTCACCGTTTGCGATAACGTCACCTTCACCGTGTGGGACGTCGGTGGCCAGGAGAAACTGCGTAGATTGTGGACCATGTACTTTAAAGGCTCTGACG GCATCATATTCGTTGTCGACAGTTCCGATAAAGACAGATTACCCGCTGCGCGCGAGGAGTTAAAGCACATGTGCAAATCCCAAGAATTAAAGGGTGTGCCTTTGATGGTCATAGCTAATAAACAGGATGTCAAAGGTGCATTATCTTCATCCAAGATCGCCGATTGGCTGGGCCTGGGCAAAATCAAGGACAGGTATTGGTGCGTCCAAAAGGCCAGTGCAACACGTGGAGAAGGTTTACTTGAAGCTATGACAACTATGACTACACTGGTGAAAAACTACAAGAAAGGGAgcaaaaagtggaagaactcaagctatatttaa